A single window of Desulfonatronovibrio hydrogenovorans DSM 9292 DNA harbors:
- a CDS encoding transposase produces MSYPLQFKENVVKMVLTGTDSQAQIAKDMGVPGSTMRYWLKKAQSTGDTIMAKHEKRPQDWSSKEKLDALLESAKLTDEQLGAWCRQKGIHTHHLEKWKKEFSKDQSRNKGNNVRQLKKEVKDLQKELNRKDKALAETTALLVLKKKVDALWGGNRDD; encoded by the coding sequence ATGTCTTACCCTTTGCAATTTAAAGAAAACGTGGTCAAAATGGTACTTACAGGGACTGACTCTCAAGCCCAGATCGCCAAGGACATGGGAGTTCCAGGTTCAACCATGCGATACTGGCTTAAAAAAGCACAAAGCACTGGAGATACCATTATGGCCAAACATGAGAAACGTCCACAGGACTGGTCCTCAAAAGAAAAGCTCGATGCCCTGCTTGAATCTGCCAAGCTTACAGACGAACAGCTGGGAGCCTGGTGCAGACAAAAAGGAATACATACTCATCATCTGGAGAAATGGAAAAAAGAATTCTCCAAGGATCAATCAAGGAACAAAGGCAATAATGTCCGTCAGCTTAAAAAAGAAGTCAAAGATCTTCAAAAAGAGCTTAACCGCAAGGACAAGGCTTTAGCTGAAACAACGGCCCTTCTGGTGCTCAAAAAAAAAGTGGATGCCCTCTGGGGGGGCAACAGGGACGACTGA
- a CDS encoding IS3 family transposase, with protein MPTQKKKRILTLIDEACSSGARLKKACAITGLSPRTIQRWRSPEKLEDRRKESSQTPANKLSEMERQKILKTINSPAYRNLSPHQIVADLADQETYLASEATMYRILREEGQNTHRQPSKPKRHNRPEELTAAEPNQVWTWDITYLPGPVRGVFFYLYMIIDLYSRKIITWQIHTREGSTLAGGLISEGCYLENITRDQLVLHSDNGAPMKGATMLATLQQLGVMPSFSRPGVSNDNAHSEALYKTLKYRPWYPQKPFKSLSDARTWVEGFVQWYNHEHRHSSLAYVTPNDRHTGRDKEILARRRVVYQRAKMKNPERWSGQIRKWSAPSEVTLNKKRTSNTEKIAA; from the coding sequence ATCCCGACCCAGAAGAAAAAGCGCATCCTGACACTTATAGACGAAGCCTGCAGTTCAGGAGCCAGGCTGAAAAAAGCTTGTGCCATTACCGGCTTAAGTCCCAGGACCATCCAAAGGTGGAGAAGTCCTGAGAAACTTGAAGACAGACGTAAAGAGTCAAGCCAAACACCAGCCAACAAACTGAGTGAAATGGAACGACAGAAGATTCTGAAGACCATCAACAGTCCTGCATACAGGAACCTGAGTCCGCATCAAATAGTTGCGGATCTGGCTGATCAGGAAACATACCTGGCGTCCGAGGCAACCATGTACCGCATCCTTCGGGAAGAAGGTCAAAACACCCACAGGCAGCCTTCAAAGCCTAAGAGACACAACAGGCCTGAAGAACTGACAGCTGCTGAGCCCAATCAGGTCTGGACCTGGGACATTACATATCTGCCGGGCCCGGTTAGAGGAGTGTTCTTTTATCTGTACATGATCATTGATCTCTACAGCAGAAAGATCATCACCTGGCAGATACACACCCGTGAAGGATCCACTCTGGCCGGAGGCTTGATCAGCGAAGGATGCTATCTGGAAAACATAACCAGAGACCAACTGGTCCTACACTCTGACAACGGTGCTCCCATGAAGGGAGCAACCATGCTGGCCACTTTGCAGCAGCTGGGTGTAATGCCGTCCTTCTCAAGGCCTGGCGTAAGCAATGACAATGCCCATTCAGAAGCCTTATACAAGACTCTGAAATATCGCCCCTGGTATCCTCAAAAGCCTTTTAAAAGCTTAAGTGATGCCAGAACCTGGGTCGAGGGTTTTGTACAGTGGTATAATCATGAGCATCGTCACAGCAGCCTGGCGTATGTAACCCCCAATGATCGGCACACAGGCAGGGACAAAGAAATCCTGGCCAGACGACGAGTTGTTTATCAAAGAGCAAAAATGAAAAACCCGGAACGGTGGTCAGGTCAGATCAGGAAATGGTCTGCACCTTCTGAAGTCACACTGAATAAAAAAAGAACCTCTAATACAGAAAAAATTGCGGCCTAA